The Aquila chrysaetos chrysaetos chromosome 6, bAquChr1.4, whole genome shotgun sequence genome window below encodes:
- the TMEM177 gene encoding transmembrane protein 177, producing MAVQFRRKASVWLKKRKITLLAVSCMGLFGANLSYHVFPEQTFKLLHECWSEGQPAELSQRLCGVFQDVLQDTDVKSTDSYRAFAASGFQPVSAGVPWLPAGSLVGIPPNFDSTAEDKKGIINHVVVINGKEVDWESSKGVALKEALTFSLKAQKFAIAREVVYLQNGSPLASAAVAPTCLAGTFLCGRGIKLLLGLSPGPVILRGICNLLTAAGGLMCYYVSYDAMTYHLDCKADRKAATISKDYARGGVEFYDKILSRNRIFRGLMGKQGTKIYAPSGNLFPRYWFRIKYTPYTYRRDLIVNILRELQA from the coding sequence ATGGCAGTACAGTTCCGGCGGAAGGCATCTGTGTGGTTAAAGAAGCGCAAGATCACTTTGTTGGCCGTTTCTTGCATGGGACTGTTTGGTGCTAACCTTTCCTATCATGTGTTTCCTGAGCAGACATTCAAACTGTTGCATGAGTGCTGGTCAGAGGGGCAGCCAGCTGAGCTTTCACAGAGGCTCTGTGGTGTCTTTCAGGATGTCCTTCAAGATACTGATGTGAAGTCCACTGACTCCTATCGAGCCTTTGCAGCTTCTGGCTTCCAGCCTGTGAGTGCTGGAGtcccctggctgcctgcaggctcttTGGTGGGCATCCCACCTAACTTTGATAGCACAGCTGAGGataaaaaaggaataatcaACCACGTTGTTGTGATCAATGGCAAGGAAGTAGACTGGGAGAGCAGCAAAGGTGTTGCTTTGAAGGAAGCTCTGACATTTTCACTTAAAGCTCAGAAGTTTGCCATTGCCAGAGAAGTTGTGTATTTGCAGAACGGCAGCCCTTTAGCAAGCGCAGCTGTGGCTCCAACTTGCTTAGCTGGTACATTTCTCTGTGGGAGAGGTATAAAGCTACTTCTGGGTTTATCTCCTGGCCCCGTGATACTTCGAGGCATTTGTAACCTCCTAACTGCTGCTGGTGGACTAATGTGCTATTACGTTTCTTACGACGCTATGACCTATCACCTAGACTGCAAGGCTGACAGAAAGGCAGCTACTATTTCCAAAGACTATGCCAGAGGTGGAGTTGAATTTTATGATAAAATATTGTCTCGCAACAGGATTTTTCGTGGTCTGATGGGCAAACAAGGGACAAAAATATATGCCCCGAGTGGTAACCTTTTCCCAAGGTACTGGTTCAGAATAAAGTATACCCCATACACTTACCGAAGAGATTTGattgttaatattttaagagaGCTCCAGGCATAG